The Acanthochromis polyacanthus isolate Apoly-LR-REF ecotype Palm Island chromosome 17, KAUST_Apoly_ChrSc, whole genome shotgun sequence genome has a window encoding:
- the slc8a2a gene encoding sodium/calcium exchanger 2a, which produces MGPLHSHTSPLLFLLSLLLLCHHCSSFGPQFVERASGPEQPQTSGNMTGSGKRMCSGVVVCKPGILLPEWLPLNPPVGEQAGRAVLYFLCLIYMFLGVSIVADRFMASIEVITSQEKEVTITKPNGETTVTTVRIWNETVSNLTLMALGSSAPEILLSVIEVCGHNFHAGELGPGTIVGSAAFNMFVIIGLCVWVIPDGETRKIKHLRVFFITAFWSIFAYIWLYLILAVISPGIVEVWEAAVTLLYFPVCVILAWIADRRLLIYKYMHKRYRADKRHGIVVEMEGDADSKGIDVIMDGKLSDGNSCPGNSSSVTVSVQTGNELDQNKDEVVRILKDLKEKHPDKDLDQLIEMANYSALVHQRKSRAFYRVQATRMMIGAGNILRKHAAEHTRRTGGPDADKATCSHICFESAQYQCTENCGSLTLGVILDGGTGQNTFYVDYCTENGSANAGEDYEFTEGTLVFKPGETRKEIKVGILDDDIFEEDEHFFVRLQKLRLEEGGNEGTGTPPKGRLVEPLVATITILDDDHAGIFTFGQKVLRVSESTGTLRVTVVRNSGSRGTVAVPYHTEDGSAKAGVDYEETRGEVEFTNEQTSQTLQVRIINVEEYEKQENFFIVLEDPKWLKRGISALLLNQGNPTPEEEEARRISEMGKPILGEHSRLEVIIEESCEFKTPNGLLDQSTVDKLIKDTNLAVVVGTHSWREQFIEAVTVSAGDGDEEEGQEQRTPNCFDYFLHILCIFWKILFAFIPPTEYWNGWACFVVSIGVIGVLTAVIGDLASHFGCTVGLRDSVTAVVFVALGTSVPDTFASKVAATQDQYADASVGNVTGSNAVNVFLGIGVAWSVAAVYWEVKGKVFRVEPGSLAFSVTLFTIFAFFSFGVLMLRRRPSIGGELGGPRIPKILTALLFFGLWFLYILFSSLEAYCHIQGF; this is translated from the exons ATGGGACCCCTCCATAGTCACACttctcccctcctcttcctcctctccctccttcttctGTGCCACCACTGCTCCTCCTTCGGGCCCCAGTTTGTGGAGAGAGCATCTGGTCCCGAGCAGCCTCAGACCTCTGGTAACATGACGGGGTCTGGAAAGCGGATGTGTTCGGGTGTTGTGGTGTGTAAACCTGGCATCCTGCTGCCGGAGTGGCTACCACTCAACCCTCCAGTGGGAGAGCAGGCGGGGAGGGCTGTTCTCTATTTCCTGTGTCTCATATACATGTTCCTGGGTGTGTCCATCGTCGCCGATCGCTTCATGGCATCTATAGAAGTCATTACCTCTCAG GAGAAAGAGGTGACCATAACGAAACCCAACGGTGAAACCACGGTGACAACAGTACGTATCTGGAACGAAACGGTGTCCAACCTCACACTCATGGCCCTGGGCTCCTCGGCACCCGAGATTCTACTTTCTGTTATTGAG GTGTGTGGGCACAACTTTCATGCCGGAGAGCTTGGCCCGGGCACCATAGTGGGGAGTGCGGCCTTCAATATGTTTGTGATAATTGGCCTGTGTGTGTGGGTAATCCCTGATGGAGAGACCCGCAAGATCAAGCACCTGCGAGTGTTTTTTATTACAGCTTTCTGGAGTATATTTGCCTACATTTGGCTCTACCTCATACTGGCTGTCATCTCACCTGGGATTGTAGAG GTGTGGGAGGCTGCAGTGACGCTGCTTTATTTTCCGGTGTGTGTGATCTTGGCTTGGATCGCTGATCGGCGCCTACTTATCTACAAATACATGCACAAGCGTTACCGTGCTGACAAGAGACACGGCATTGTGGTAGAAATGGAAGGTGATGCCGATTCCAAAGGCATTGATGTGATCATGGATGGAAAGCTGTCAGATGGCAATTCGTGCCCTGGAAACTCCTCCAGTGTGACGGTCTCAGTGCAGACGGGCAATGAACTAGACCAGAACAAAGATGAG GTGGTCCGCATCCTGAAAGACTTGAAGGAGAAACACCCAGACAAAGACCTGGACCAGCTAATTGAGATGGCCAACTACTCTGCTCTGGTTCACCAGAGGAAAAGCCGCGCCTTCTACCGTGTCCAGGCAACACGCATGATGATCGGTGCTGGCAACATATTAAGGAAACATGCTGCTGAGCACACACGGCGTACAGGAGGCCCAGATGCTGATAAAGCCACATGCTCGCACATTTGCTTTGAAAGTGCTCAGTACCAGTGCACAGAGAACTGTGGCTCTCTAACCTTGGGGGTGATCCTTGATGGTGGCACAGGCCAGAACACATTCTATGTGGACTACTGTACAGAAAATGGTTCTGCCAATGCTGGAGAAGACTATGAATTCACTGAGGGAACTCTAGTATTCAAACCAGGGGAGACCCGCAAAGAGATCAAG GTGGGTATCCTGGATGATGATATCTTTGAGGAGGACGAGCATTTCTTTGTGCGTCTTCAGAAGCTGAGATTAGAGGAGGGTGGAAATGAAGGGACAGGAACTCCACCAAAGGGTAGATTAGTGGAGCCTCTGGTTGCCACCATCACTATCTTGGATGATGACCATGCTGGCATCTTCACCTTTGGGCAGAAAGTGCTGCGGGTGAGTGAGAGCACAGGCACACTTAGGGTGACTGTGGTGAGAAACTCAGGCTCCAGGGGCACAGTGGCCGTACCATACCATACGGAGGATGGCAGTGCCAAGGCTGGAGTGGACTACGAGGAGACCAGAGGGGAGGTGGAATTCACCAATGAACAGACCAG TCAGACACTACAAGTGCGCATTATAAATGTGGAGGAGTACGAGAAGCAGGAAAACTTCTTCATTGTGCTTGAGGACCCCAAATGGCTGAAGCGAGGAATCTCAG CACTGCTGCTAAACCAGG GCAACCCCACCCCTGAGGAAGAAGAGGCCAGAAGGATCTCCGAGATGGGAAAACCCATTCTAGGAGAGCACAGCAGACTTGAGGTCATCATTGAGGAGTCCTGTGAGTTTAAG ACTCCCAATGGATTGCTAGACCAG AGCACTGTGGACAAACTCATCAAAGACACAAATCTGGCTGTAGTGGTTGGCACACACTCGTGGAGAGAGCAGTTCATTGAAGCAGTCACAGTCAGTGCAG GTgatggagatgaggaggagggacaGGAGCAGAGAACGCCGAACTGTTTTGACTATTTCTTGCACATATTGTGCATTTTCTGGAAGATTCTTTTTGCCTTTATCCCGCCCACTGAGTACTGGAACGGCTGGGCTTGCTTCGTAGTATCAATTGGTGTCATTGGTGTTTTAACAGCCGTTATTGGAGACCTTGCTTCCCATTTTGGCTGCACTGTCGGCCTGAGAGACAGTGTCACTGCAGTTGTCTTTGTAGCACTGGGGACCTCAGTTCCTG ACACCTTTGCCAGCAAAGTGGCTGCCACGCAGGATCAGTACGCGGACGCATCTGTGGGAAATGTTACAGGAAGCAACGCggttaatgtgtttttgggCATTGGGGTAGCCTGGTCCGTGGCTGCTGTATATTGGGAAGTGAAAGGAAAGGTCTTCCGTGTGGAACCCGGCTCGCTGGCCTTCTCCGTCACACTCTTCACCATTTTTGCCTTCTTCAGTTTTGGAGTGTTGATGTTACGCCGAAGGCCGTCCATAGGTGGTGAACTAGGAGGCCCACGGATCCCCAAAATCCTCACTGCACTGCTTTTCTTTGGACTCTGGTTTCTCTACATCCTCTTCTCCAGCTTGGAGGCCTATTGCCATATACAAGGCTTCTGA